ACAACTGTTGCCAAAGTGCTTCACCAGTTATCATTTTATAGCCAAGTAAAGATTTAGCCTAGCCTCTATACGCCACATACACCgatcagccacaatattaacaccacctggtgaGTTTGAAACTGTATCTGCTCTGTGTATTTTTTGGAACCCTTTGAGCTGGCATGTAAAAGGTGACtatgaaccatctcttagttctgctgctataggttagtctgctggggaacctccactgacaaactgagctactctcctctctcttctcctctatccattaaAATCCTCTATTATTCCATAactctctcccgtagttgtgtttcttcctctctctgtacttttctgcaggtatccgtggccttggagctgtttatctccagagtgcagttgcTGGACCTACCgacctgtccaatgtttttgctgcttgtttttttgttgcctgatgttctattctctctcctctttcctctcacgCCAACCGGTTGAGGTAGATGGCTGCCTACTCTGAGCCTGGTTCCATTCAACTGAATTCAATTAGATTTTGatgtatagtgccaaatcacaacagaagtcatctcaaggcactttacagcgTAAGGTTTAAGGTTTGAGCCTACGACTTCAAAGACCTAGAAAGCTGGATTTAACAGACAATACCAGGAGTCTTACTTGAAATATGGATTTTTTGCGACAGGTTGCTCTGCATAATATGCGGccatatatatttagaaaataccagtttttaTGCCGgtcatatcattttattttgttctatttATCCGCCACACCTTAAAGCTGGTCAGTGAAAatattgtctgacattaaaccaGTCCGTGACGCAAAAAAGGTTGGGGACTGCTgttctaaagggagtttttccccCTCCACTGTTGTCTAGTGCTTGCTCAATTAGGATTGACTTCTGTTgtactatacaaataaaacataatggaAATGTTACCAAAATGGTTATATTGTTGCTGCAGTGATTCTGGTCAGCAGGCAGGAGGAGCTTTGTTTATTCCTCTgacattaattttattttgaaaagatgaAGGATGTCGGTTACTTTACATCATTTTCTATCCATTTCATTACTGTTCAGCTTGCAGCACTAAACAGCTTCAGAGTTGAAAGAGGTACAGTGTAGCTGTCATACTACAAAATACGTTATTAATGCACAAAGACCCCTCAGGTAGTTACAATGACCTTGTTTTTATAGTACACAGCTGAACTCATGTATTATCATTGTGTCATGATGTTTCAACCCCTGCAACTTAAAGAGCAACTTTTTGttcgttgttgttgttcaatttacatttatatgatTGGTATTAAACTACCCTAAAAGTATCTCTCTgcttccatttaaaaaaaaaactcctaaTGACATAATCTGAAGGAGTTTCTCACTTGCCCATACTACAGCAGGGATACATAATACAAGGATACTTTAATATATGAAATTTGCCTTTAAATGCATCATGCAAtgttcaacaacaaaaagatgGAAATAACTGCAATACAAACCACAGATTAATACATCTAACGTGTAATGTGACCTAGGGTATTAGTCATCgatgaaaacattaattaaagaGTCCACCAGTGTCTGCCTCTATAAGAGGGAACAGAAGTCCCATGTGAAGACGAAGCAGCAAGAATGTTGCAGCTCATTTCTTCTTGCCAGCTCTTTTCCCCTCtcctttttttggttttccttTTCCTCGTAATTTTCTCAGGCGACGCATCTCCTCTTTGAAGTCTTCATGCTCATCTCTGAGAAGAAAGataaatcacagttttaaaatgtactgtgCTTACTGAGGGTTATATCCACATCAATACTCAAAACTAGAATTTCAAATATTAGTGTTTTTCACAGGTTGCTCATGCGACCACTAATGAAACCTGCACTTCCAGCACTTATGTAATGGAGCTGGTGAGTCAGTTTTTGAAGTACCTGAACAGTCCCATGAACCTGAGCTTCTGGGTCATGGCATAGTAAATCTTGTGCTGTGGGTACCAGTCATACACCTCCTTTCTCTTGGCCAGTGGGGTCTCCTGGAACAGCTGGACAACCTTCATAGATCTTGAATCTGTCGGGCGCACAACCTCCCCAAAGATCTGGGCGCTCAGTCTGGCCATGCGCATTGCATAGCTGGACAGACTGGCCATGACTGctcaacagagcagagagaagactCAGATTAAACAGGTACAACATTAATCCCACACCCCATCAATCTAAAAACGATGACTATAactcctctctttttttcagaaataaaacagtataaaaaataaagttcagtgttGAGTAGACAGAACATGAAAACTGCTTTGTCCATTTCTTAAAGTGCAATAAGGGGCAATAATAAGTGCAATAATAGTCTACACAATAGATGAGACTATTatagtgccttgagatgacttgttgtgatttgtagctatataaataaacagaagtgAATTTAATAGATTTCATCATTATGAAATATGCTGCTAATGTGACAGTAACCTATATAATAGCCTAGAGTAACGTCAGTCACAGAATAAAAGTAACGTGTCGGTTTGCTGGATGTCTGCTGTTCTGTCAGCACTATTACTTTAtatgtttgtaatgtgtttgCCGTCATACTAAAACCAAGCTGATGGCAGACTTCAGAGTCCTGAAGAAACTGCAAAACCTTGACGAAAACTCAAAGGAAGCAACACGATGAAGAGCCACGCTTCATTTGTTCAGCTTTTCTCCGCAGTTATAGCATGTTTTCTTACCTCACTCTGTAGCCTGAGAGGACGCTCACACCAGTGTTTAGCGAAACACCCTTCGATTGTATGTAAAATGTCCTTAAATCTGGTGAATTGACAGTAACATTTCAGCAGTCGCTAACCttcacaaaacacactgccagCAAAGGCTCTGACGCGcatgacacattttctttgaagATGATTGGTTAGttgttttcacttcctgtttcctgatattttattttccatcataCAAAATAGAATGATTAATAAATCGTCATAAATAGGATTGttttacacaaatatataaatcagatctcattaaaatttaaaattagcGCAGACAGTCTGTCCTTCTTGAGAcagaataatgtgtttttttgtcttgcgCTAGGCAGGAAGTCCGTTGTCTTAAGGCCATGGGTTTCACACGTTTTGCACAAGGTTCCGCTTACCAAAGGTCTGCGcactaaatttacattttcaatgaTTAGAATTCCTTTTTTGATATCCTAAATTATACCTGAAATCCCATTTTGATTTGTCAAAATCGTAATTCGTGACATCTCTAAGTTGAATGGGAATTTTAGATTTTGCTCATTTAAATTCTAATTACAGACATATTTaaagtttcatttaatttcGACTGATTCCAGTCAAAGATGTTTCAATTGATCATAGTTAGCATAGTTATCTGAAACTAAAAGATTATGAGTTGAACTGCaatttaaatatgtgaaattaGAGTTATGACAAGTCAAAACTATATTGGAAAACAGTTGAATTTAAGTATTGACAATATGTTATATAATACTTATTACCTACAAAGACGTTATAGATAGGCTATCTTAAAATGAGAGTAGTCTCACCAGATCTTATCTAATTCAgttgaattcagtttatttatatagcttCAAACCACAACAAAGGCATCTCAAGGCATTTTAAACGTTACAAAACAAATCTCTGTTGAGCAGCACTACTCAACGGTTAAGAGAAAAAATATCTATAACCAAAGAAATTTGTACATACaacatgtatgtatttgtatttgtatgcaTATGCCGtgtcataaataaatcaacaacataTTAAAGGACagttacactgtaaaacatcatACAGGAAttcaatgaaataaataaataaatgtaaatatctaaGTAAGATTTACTCTTTTTTAGCTCTAATTTACCTCAAACTAGTTTAAACAGAGAAATATCAAAGCAAAATCAAACTGTCTTTAATAACTGTccatgtaaaaaatattttatttaaaaagttaatcAAACTTGTTTTCAGAAGTTACCTTTTTTTGAGAGTTGGAGTACGGCTGGAAGAACTTTTTACaaatatgtagaaaaaaatatatgaacttAATATGACGTTTCATGAAAGGAAAAGAATGGAACACACTGATTTATCTGCTGTTTTAATGGTGCAAACTAGATGACCTGCTGGTCTAATTTGTTTGTACcattaaaagcagcaaatctatcaatgtttttcattctttttcttttcacagtgtTCAGCGTCAGTCCATTGAGATCATTAATCAATTCAAACTTAAAGTCATTATTAGacacactgctctgtgttttaactgtattttttaaaacttgttttcacTTGCAGTTGCTTGTCCTGtatgttctttcttttgttcagtgtttgtccCCGTACTGCAATATTTCATGAACTGCTGACAGCTAAAGTCTTTTTCATGAATTTTCTGCACTTGTCGCTGTTCTTATTGTGTCTTTACAACTTATTTACAGAAGAGGGCGCCATGTataaagaaactaaatttaaaaccacagttttTCTGGATATTTCCAAAGCTTTACCTTCTGAGCACATTGACAAAGcctgacaggaaacatgggaagTGATGAGGACATGAAAACTCTGGTGCGGACAGGCAGGCACATAATATTGCATTTTGTAGCTATCATTGCCAGTACCAGATAATGTACATCCTAATGACTGAAATATCTGAAGAGATTTCACCCCACACAAGTTGGAGTAACTCTTGCAAAAGCTCAGTGGGGTTGGGATCCTGTGACTGTGCTGGCTAGTCCATTATAAGCAGAATAACAACTGACTGATTGTGTCCTTTATAGTTTTTGCA
The window above is part of the Anabas testudineus chromosome 23, fAnaTes1.2, whole genome shotgun sequence genome. Proteins encoded here:
- the mrps33 gene encoding 28S ribosomal protein S33, mitochondrial, which translates into the protein MASLSSYAMRMARLSAQIFGEVVRPTDSRSMKVVQLFQETPLAKRKEVYDWYPQHKIYYAMTQKLRFMGLFRDEHEDFKEEMRRLRKLRGKGKPKKGEGKRAGKKK